In Ectothiorhodospiraceae bacterium 2226, a single window of DNA contains:
- the ispE gene encoding 4-(cytidine 5'-diphospho)-2-C-methyl-D-erythritol kinase, with translation MSPAAPAPEGAAWPAPAKLNLFLHITGRRADGYHTLQTVFQFLDLADTLELAVRQDGAIQRASELEGVAPDVDLVVRAARRLQAASGTALGVDIAVRKCLPMGAGLGGGSSDAATVLVALNRLWGLDWSASRLAELGLALGADVPVFVHGLAAWAEGVGERLSSAPLEEPWYVLLVPPVAVSTAQVFAAPELRRDCVPVTIEDFLSGRCANVFEPVVRARYPLVARALDRLGPGARLTGTGCTVFATHAEEGAARRQAAALRADIVDAAWQIHVTRGLNRSPLLERLAAAAATDEKA, from the coding sequence GTGAGTCCGGCCGCGCCCGCCCCCGAGGGAGCCGCCTGGCCCGCCCCCGCCAAGCTGAATCTCTTCCTGCACATTACCGGCCGGCGCGCGGACGGCTATCACACCCTGCAGACCGTATTTCAGTTCCTGGACCTCGCCGACACGCTGGAGTTGGCCGTGCGCCAAGACGGGGCCATCCAGCGCGCGAGCGAGCTCGAGGGCGTGGCGCCCGATGTCGACCTGGTGGTGCGCGCCGCGCGACGCCTGCAGGCGGCGAGCGGCACCGCGCTCGGCGTCGACATCGCGGTGCGAAAATGCCTGCCGATGGGGGCTGGGCTCGGCGGCGGCAGTTCGGATGCCGCCACCGTATTGGTGGCACTCAATCGCCTGTGGGGGTTGGATTGGTCCGCCTCGCGCTTGGCGGAACTCGGCCTTGCGCTGGGCGCGGACGTGCCGGTCTTCGTACACGGGCTGGCGGCGTGGGCGGAAGGCGTCGGCGAGCGCCTCAGTTCGGCGCCTCTCGAGGAGCCCTGGTACGTGTTGCTGGTGCCGCCTGTCGCGGTGAGCACGGCCCAAGTGTTTGCGGCGCCCGAATTGCGGCGCGATTGCGTGCCGGTTACAATAGAAGACTTTCTGTCCGGCAGGTGCGCCAACGTGTTCGAACCTGTGGTGCGGGCGCGCTATCCGCTGGTGGCCCGGGCGCTGGATCGGTTGGGGCCAGGGGCTAGACTCACGGGCACGGGTTGCACGGTGTTCGCCACGCATGCCGAGGAAGGCGCGGCGCGTCGCCAAGCCGCGGCGCTCCGCGCCGATATCGTGGACGCCGCTTGGCAGATACACGTGACCCGCGGCCTGAACCGCTCGCCGCTGCTCGAGCGCCTCGCGGCTGCCGCAGCGACGGACGAGAAGGCGTAG
- the lolB gene encoding outer membrane lipoprotein LolB, which translates to MTRDVYRGWRAGLLGTALAALVALGLGGCATPGERAVGAAERERAEAALAARQAQLAEWAVWGVRGRLAIRSAHEGWHANVQWQQDADHYLIDLVGPMGQGAVRLSGDPYRVVLDSGSEQRVAASPEALLEENTGWRLPVNGLRYWMRGLPQPGALGRFELDAQGRLLELEQDGWHIAFQRYTDVRGVAVPDRLALRHADLRVRVVVDTWTLGES; encoded by the coding sequence GTGACGCGCGACGTTTACCGAGGGTGGCGTGCCGGCCTGCTCGGCACCGCGCTGGCCGCGTTGGTCGCGCTGGGGCTCGGCGGGTGCGCGACGCCGGGTGAGCGTGCGGTGGGCGCGGCCGAGCGCGAGCGCGCCGAGGCGGCCCTGGCCGCGCGTCAGGCGCAGCTCGCCGAATGGGCAGTCTGGGGCGTACGGGGGCGGCTTGCGATTCGCAGCGCGCACGAGGGCTGGCACGCCAACGTGCAGTGGCAGCAGGATGCCGACCACTACCTGATCGACCTGGTCGGTCCCATGGGGCAGGGCGCGGTGCGCCTGTCGGGCGATCCCTACCGCGTGGTGCTCGACTCGGGCAGCGAGCAGCGTGTGGCCGCTTCGCCGGAGGCCTTGCTGGAGGAAAACACCGGCTGGCGCCTGCCGGTCAACGGGCTGCGCTACTGGATGCGCGGGCTGCCCCAGCCGGGCGCACTCGGCCGTTTCGAGCTGGATGCGCAAGGGCGGTTGCTTGAGCTCGAACAGGACGGGTGGCACATCGCCTTCCAGCGCTACACCGATGTGCGCGGGGTGGCGGTGCCCGACCGCCTGGCGCTGCGGCACGCCGATCTGCGCGTGCGGGTGGTGGTCGACACCTGGACGCTGGGCGAGTCGTGA